The following proteins come from a genomic window of Aerosakkonema funiforme FACHB-1375:
- a CDS encoding CHAT domain-containing protein, with product MKLSIIRTTLLVSAILSANAAIALNPEPINKCNSYSLACRNTLISRLSSEQLNPFLRLIQSGTDDREAKNYNQAIQTFQAALQLAQRLNYADGQWLARYNMAQTYLESDNFPKALELHQQNLAFFLQRQEDFDDKTKAPYTLIYISDIYTAQKNYAKAIESLNQAIAFIEKVNLSPYSDSKARVLQQLGMNYFLAGNMPAADTNLAASLAAYQNIRKQRVGEQLAQQVDYSYEIEVNRWRQQVLVAQNRFNEALELAEQNRARAFVGLLASRLNSTSEFPATDDAPNIEQIKQIAKAENATLVTYSVIYDFNPQGAFWAENYQKFRATKLLIWVIKPTGEVAFRRSNIVSGNASLQEIVRQARASIGARGIGISVTAARVVNNNRPNNAQTAELKQLHQLLIQPIANLLPTNPSNRIIFIPQDFLFLVPFPALQDSAGKYLIEKHTILTSPSIQVLQLTRSQQQRIQQEAKGILIVGNPTMPSIRVSPNQPPQQLPSLPGAEKEAIAIAKMFATQPLLGANATKATVLESLSKARIVHLATHGLLDDIGGFFSSLALAPTDRDNGFLTAREIISLKLSAELVVLSACDTGRGQISGDGVVGLSRSLIGAGVPSVIVSLWSVPDAPTASLMTAFYQNLKSGSDKAQALRSAMLKTMKDYPNPINWAAFTLIGAANSSGTLQAVTGGVSVANNSNTNSTQAAVRYYTVFPVPDNVTDYRESPSLRVPGEVDIFFHSTLSFEQLIDFYRQAYRQRGLTENTGNTRLTKDSAQLVFFGSPNGKRIIIQASEDYLGRGFRSVSVRFE from the coding sequence ATGAAATTAAGCATTATTCGCACTACTCTACTTGTGAGTGCTATTTTGTCCGCCAATGCTGCGATCGCACTCAACCCAGAGCCCATAAATAAATGCAATAGCTATTCCTTAGCCTGTCGAAACACGCTTATATCCAGGTTAAGTAGCGAGCAGTTGAACCCCTTTCTGCGACTAATTCAATCGGGAACAGACGATCGAGAAGCCAAAAATTATAACCAAGCAATACAAACATTTCAAGCTGCTTTGCAACTAGCACAACGGCTTAATTACGCCGATGGTCAATGGTTGGCTAGATATAACATGGCACAGACCTATCTAGAATCAGATAATTTTCCGAAAGCACTCGAACTTCACCAACAAAATTTAGCGTTTTTCCTGCAACGGCAAGAAGATTTCGACGATAAAACTAAAGCTCCTTACACCTTAATTTATATAAGCGATATCTACACCGCCCAGAAAAACTATGCAAAAGCAATAGAATCTCTCAATCAAGCTATCGCCTTTATAGAAAAGGTAAATCTATCTCCTTATTCCGATAGCAAAGCCAGAGTTTTACAACAATTGGGAATGAATTATTTCCTCGCTGGCAATATGCCCGCCGCCGACACCAATTTAGCAGCATCGCTAGCAGCTTACCAAAATATACGCAAGCAGAGAGTAGGCGAACAGTTGGCTCAGCAAGTTGATTACTCTTACGAAATCGAAGTAAATCGCTGGCGGCAGCAAGTTTTAGTAGCCCAAAACCGATTTAACGAAGCATTGGAATTAGCAGAACAAAATCGCGCCCGCGCTTTTGTGGGGCTTTTAGCGTCTCGCCTAAATTCTACCTCTGAATTTCCCGCAACAGATGATGCACCTAACATTGAGCAAATCAAGCAAATCGCCAAAGCAGAAAATGCGACTTTAGTCACTTATAGTGTGATTTACGATTTCAATCCGCAGGGAGCTTTTTGGGCAGAAAATTATCAAAAATTTCGGGCGACAAAACTGCTAATTTGGGTTATTAAACCTACAGGTGAAGTGGCATTTCGACGCAGCAATATAGTCAGCGGCAATGCTTCTTTGCAGGAAATTGTCCGTCAAGCGCGAGCATCGATCGGTGCCAGGGGAATCGGAATTTCAGTCACAGCGGCAAGAGTTGTTAATAATAACAGACCAAATAACGCACAAACAGCCGAACTGAAGCAACTTCATCAACTCCTCATCCAACCGATCGCCAATTTGCTGCCAACTAATCCAAGCAATCGCATAATTTTTATCCCGCAAGACTTTCTGTTTTTAGTTCCTTTTCCAGCACTGCAAGACAGCGCGGGTAAATACTTAATCGAGAAACATACTATCCTTACATCGCCATCAATTCAAGTATTACAACTGACGCGATCGCAACAACAACGCATTCAGCAAGAAGCCAAAGGAATATTGATTGTTGGCAATCCTACAATGCCGAGTATTAGGGTTAGTCCCAACCAACCGCCCCAGCAGTTACCCAGCTTACCGGGAGCGGAAAAAGAAGCGATCGCGATCGCCAAAATGTTCGCTACCCAACCTTTATTAGGCGCAAACGCTACCAAAGCTACCGTGTTGGAATCCCTGTCAAAAGCGCGAATTGTTCACCTAGCAACCCACGGATTATTAGATGACATTGGCGGCTTTTTCAGTTCCCTCGCCTTAGCACCGACAGATCGAGATAACGGCTTTCTGACAGCGCGAGAAATTATCAGTTTGAAATTAAGTGCCGAACTCGTAGTTTTGAGTGCTTGCGACACTGGGAGAGGACAAATTTCCGGCGATGGAGTTGTCGGACTTTCTCGTTCTTTAATTGGTGCAGGCGTACCCAGCGTCATAGTTTCTTTGTGGTCTGTTCCCGATGCTCCTACCGCTAGTTTGATGACAGCATTCTATCAGAATCTTAAATCCGGTTCTGATAAAGCGCAAGCACTGCGATCGGCAATGCTGAAAACAATGAAAGATTACCCAAATCCGATTAATTGGGCAGCATTTACCCTCATCGGTGCAGCTAATTCTTCTGGAACTCTGCAAGCAGTAACGGGTGGAGTTTCTGTTGCTAATAACAGCAATACCAACAGCACTCAAGCAGCAGTCCGCTACTACACAGTTTTCCCAGTTCCAGATAACGTTACCGACTACCGCGAGTCGCCTTCATTGCGAGTACCGGGAGAAGTCGATATATTTTTCCATAGCACTCTCAGCTTTGAACAACTAATCGATTTTTATCGCCAAGCTTACCGCCAAAGAGGTTTAACTGAAAATACTGGCAATACCAGACTAACCAAAGATAGCGCTCAGCTAGTCTTTTTTGGTTCCCCAAATGGCAAACGAATCATCATTCAAGCTAGCGAAGATTATTTGGGGCGCGGTTTTCGCAGTGTCAGCGTTCGTTTTGAATAG